In Candidatus Margulisiibacteriota bacterium, a single genomic region encodes these proteins:
- the pseB gene encoding UDP-N-acetylglucosamine 4,6-dehydratase (inverting): MSELKGKAVLITGGTGSFGKKFCKIVLDEIKPAKLIVYSRDELKQFEMQQQFSEYKNIRYFIGDVRDKERLLRALNGVDYIVHAAALKQVPAMEYNPSEAIKTNIQGAMNVIDAALDRGIKKVIALSTDKACNPINLYGATKLCSDKLFVAANSYSGNHGARFAVVRYGNVVGSRGSVVPFFQKMKESGVLPITDPQMTRFWITLEQGVRFVIKAFERMHGGELFVPKIPSMNIMDLAKAIAPECKTKVVGIRPGEKMHEVMISEDDARNTKELEDCYVIQPAFNWWDDENHSDGTPVPEGFKYSSGDNKQWLEVDELRKIIKNI, from the coding sequence ATGAGCGAATTAAAAGGCAAGGCGGTTCTGATAACGGGAGGTACGGGTTCTTTTGGGAAGAAGTTTTGCAAGATCGTTCTTGACGAGATCAAACCGGCAAAACTGATAGTCTACAGCAGGGACGAGCTGAAACAATTTGAGATGCAGCAGCAATTCTCCGAATACAAGAATATAAGATATTTTATAGGCGATGTAAGGGACAAAGAAAGGCTGTTAAGGGCGCTTAACGGCGTTGATTATATTGTGCATGCCGCCGCGTTAAAACAAGTCCCGGCTATGGAATACAATCCGTCGGAAGCAATAAAGACCAATATTCAGGGGGCTATGAACGTGATAGATGCTGCTTTGGACAGGGGCATTAAAAAGGTCATTGCTCTAAGCACCGATAAAGCCTGCAATCCCATAAACCTGTACGGAGCGACCAAATTATGCTCGGACAAGCTGTTTGTTGCCGCAAATTCATATTCGGGAAATCACGGCGCAAGGTTTGCAGTTGTGCGGTACGGAAATGTTGTTGGCAGCCGGGGCAGTGTTGTACCGTTCTTTCAAAAAATGAAAGAAAGCGGTGTTCTGCCGATAACCGATCCGCAGATGACCAGGTTCTGGATAACGCTTGAACAGGGCGTCAGATTTGTGATAAAGGCCTTTGAAAGGATGCACGGAGGAGAGCTGTTTGTTCCAAAGATCCCCAGCATGAACATAATGGACCTGGCAAAAGCTATTGCTCCTGAGTGCAAGACAAAGGTTGTCGGCATCAGACCGGGAGAAAAGATGCATGAGGTCATGATATCGGAGGACGATGCCAGAAATACAAAGGAACTTGAAGATTGTTATGTGATACAGCCGGCATTTAACTGGTGGGACGATGAAAATCATTCTGACGGGACTCCG